The Kineococcus endophyticus genome contains a region encoding:
- a CDS encoding YibE/F family protein, protein MGAHGHGHGHGGTADDTLEPLPRRTRRALTAVVLVVLAVAVAGVLATWPHDVPSASTTYVGAQTVRGDVTGTRMLTCRGELAEERLPDGTLPETVECPQATVRVDGTEQDATQDVGQDVTVTVPAAVFHGGLSAGDRVVLTRYPGEAGGAATYAWEDVDRRVPLLVVVAVFVVLTVAVGRRRGLAALAGLAVGGAAIAFHVVPALLTQENAVVVGLSSAVAVMGVVLYLTHGFSTRTTVAYLGTVAGLLVTAGAAVLAVDASHLTGLSEESAYTVTVLTGAVDLRGVVLAGTLVAALGLLNDVTITQAAAVWEVRAARGGGFRELFAAGMRVGRDHLASTVYTVTFAYAGAAMPSLLLIELYEQPLGQVVSSAAIAEELVRSAVGGIALALTVPLTTALAAALVLRSRPASAAPGSGT, encoded by the coding sequence GTGGGCGCACACGGACACGGGCACGGACACGGCGGGACCGCCGACGACACCCTGGAACCGCTGCCGCGGCGGACCCGGCGGGCGCTGACGGCGGTCGTGCTGGTGGTGCTCGCGGTCGCGGTCGCCGGGGTCCTGGCGACGTGGCCGCACGACGTCCCGTCGGCCTCCACCACCTACGTCGGCGCGCAGACCGTGCGCGGCGACGTCACGGGGACCCGGATGCTGACCTGCCGCGGGGAGCTGGCCGAGGAGCGCCTGCCGGACGGGACGCTGCCCGAGACGGTGGAGTGCCCGCAGGCGACGGTGCGCGTGGACGGCACCGAGCAGGACGCCACCCAGGACGTCGGGCAGGACGTCACGGTCACGGTTCCGGCCGCGGTGTTCCACGGCGGCCTGTCCGCCGGCGACCGCGTCGTGCTGACGCGGTACCCCGGCGAGGCGGGCGGCGCCGCGACCTACGCCTGGGAGGACGTCGACCGGCGGGTCCCGCTCCTGGTCGTCGTGGCGGTGTTCGTCGTGCTGACCGTCGCCGTGGGCCGGCGGCGGGGGCTGGCCGCACTCGCGGGCCTGGCCGTCGGCGGGGCGGCGATCGCGTTCCACGTGGTCCCGGCCCTGCTGACGCAGGAGAACGCGGTCGTCGTCGGGCTCAGTTCGGCGGTCGCCGTCATGGGGGTGGTGCTCTACCTGACGCACGGGTTCTCGACGCGCACGACGGTGGCGTACCTGGGGACCGTGGCGGGTCTGCTCGTCACCGCGGGCGCGGCGGTCCTCGCGGTCGACGCCTCCCACCTGACGGGGCTCAGCGAGGAGTCCGCGTACACCGTCACGGTGCTGACGGGGGCGGTCGACCTGCGGGGCGTGGTGCTGGCGGGCACGCTGGTGGCGGCCCTCGGGCTGCTCAACGACGTGACCATCACGCAGGCCGCGGCGGTGTGGGAGGTCCGGGCGGCTCGCGGCGGGGGTTTCCGGGAACTGTTCGCCGCGGGGATGCGGGTGGGTCGGGACCACCTCGCCTCCACCGTCTACACGGTGACGTTCGCCTACGCGGGCGCGGCCATGCCGTCGCTGCTGCTCATCGAGTTGTACGAGCAGCCGCTGGGGCAGGTCGTGAGTTCGGCGGCGATCGCCGAGGAACTCGTGCGCTCGGCGGTGGGCGGGATCGCCCTCGCGCTCACCGTCCCGCTGACGACGGCGCTCGCCGCGGCCCTCGTCCTGCGGTCCCGTCCTGCCTCTGCTGCACCGGGATCCGGTACCTGA